One Chryseobacterium indoltheticum DNA segment encodes these proteins:
- a CDS encoding pyridoxal phosphate-dependent aminotransferase — protein sequence MKVSKLAANLIGSEIVKIGNEVNDLKAKGAEIANLTIGDLNSNLYPIPAELKEEIQKAYQNNLTNYPPANGLLSLRSEVSKDLKTRWNLDYSANDILITAGSRPLIYAVYKTIVDEGDKVIYPTPSWNNNHYAYLTSADAVEVKTTPENNFLPTADDLRPHLSGAVLLALCSPLNPTGTMFTEAQLREICEMILEENSKRGADEKPLYLMYDQIYSNLTFGAKHVDPVSLFPEMREFTIYIEGISKCLAATGVRVGWGFGPAHIIDKMKALLTHVGAWAPKPEQEATAKYFQNADNVNAFINDFKGKLEASLKVLHNGIQDLKTKGLTVESIEPMGALYLTIKLDYIGKTKPDGTVIENSSDLVFYLINEAGVALVPFSAFGEAKSEPWFRASVGGLDIKEIELMLPKLENALNNLK from the coding sequence GTGAAAGTTTCAAAATTAGCAGCGAACCTTATTGGTTCTGAAATTGTAAAAATTGGTAATGAAGTAAATGATTTAAAGGCGAAAGGAGCAGAGATTGCCAATCTTACGATTGGAGATTTGAATTCTAATCTTTATCCGATTCCTGCAGAATTAAAAGAAGAAATTCAGAAAGCGTATCAGAATAATTTAACCAATTATCCACCGGCAAACGGATTGTTATCTTTAAGAAGTGAAGTTTCTAAAGACCTTAAAACAAGATGGAATCTTGATTATTCAGCAAACGATATTCTGATTACAGCAGGTTCAAGACCGTTGATTTATGCCGTATATAAAACAATCGTTGATGAAGGCGATAAAGTAATTTATCCTACACCATCTTGGAATAATAATCATTATGCTTATCTTACTTCTGCAGATGCTGTTGAAGTGAAGACAACTCCGGAAAACAATTTCTTACCCACTGCTGATGATTTGAGACCTCACTTAAGCGGAGCTGTTCTTTTGGCGCTTTGTTCGCCATTAAATCCTACAGGAACCATGTTTACAGAAGCTCAGTTGAGAGAAATCTGTGAAATGATTTTAGAGGAAAACAGCAAAAGAGGAGCAGACGAAAAGCCGTTATATTTAATGTACGATCAGATTTATTCTAATCTTACTTTTGGTGCAAAACACGTTGATCCGGTATCTCTTTTCCCTGAAATGAGAGAATTTACAATTTATATTGAAGGTATTTCAAAATGTCTTGCCGCAACAGGAGTTCGTGTAGGATGGGGATTTGGTCCCGCTCATATTATTGATAAAATGAAAGCTTTATTGACTCACGTTGGAGCTTGGGCACCAAAACCGGAGCAGGAAGCAACTGCAAAATATTTCCAGAATGCTGATAATGTAAATGCATTTATCAATGATTTTAAAGGAAAACTGGAAGCAAGCTTAAAGGTTCTTCACAACGGAATTCAGGATCTGAAAACGAAAGGTTTAACTGTTGAAAGTATTGAACCGATGGGTGCACTTTACTTGACAATCAAGTTAGATTATATCGGAAAGACAAAACCTGACGGAACAGTGATTGAAAATTCTTCTGATTTGGTATTTTATTTAATCAATGAAGCTGGAGTTGCTTTAGTACCTTTCTCTGCATTTGGCGAAGCTAAATCTGAGCCGTGGTTCAGAGCTTCTGTAGGAGGTTTAGATATTAAAGAAATTGAATTGATGCTGCCTAAATTGGAAAATGCTTTAAATAATTTAAAATAA
- the kdsB gene encoding 3-deoxy-manno-octulosonate cytidylyltransferase, whose protein sequence is MKIIAVIPARYEASRFPAKLMQILGEKTVITTTYQNVVETGLFDEVFVATDSEIIFNEIENNGGKAVMTGQHETGSDRIAEAVQNIDCDIVINVQGDEPFLKLEPLQQLIEVFKEDENQEISLASLKIKLHEKEEIENPNNVKVITDNNGFALYFSRSVIPFHREISYQVDYFKHIGVYAFRKHALLQFSKLEMKPLEISEKIECIRYLEYGMKIKLIETNFIGVGIDTPEDLEKARKLI, encoded by the coding sequence ATGAAAATTATCGCTGTAATTCCTGCGCGCTATGAAGCCAGCCGTTTTCCCGCAAAACTGATGCAGATATTGGGTGAAAAAACAGTCATTACAACTACCTACCAAAATGTTGTGGAAACCGGACTTTTTGACGAAGTATTTGTAGCCACAGATTCTGAAATTATTTTTAACGAAATTGAAAATAATGGCGGAAAAGCTGTAATGACGGGGCAACATGAAACAGGAAGTGACAGAATTGCTGAAGCTGTACAGAATATCGATTGCGATATCGTAATCAACGTTCAGGGAGATGAGCCGTTCTTAAAATTAGAACCTTTACAACAATTGATTGAAGTTTTTAAAGAAGATGAAAACCAGGAAATCTCTTTGGCTTCATTAAAAATAAAACTTCACGAAAAAGAAGAAATAGAAAACCCAAATAATGTAAAAGTAATTACCGATAACAACGGTTTTGCACTGTATTTCAGCCGTTCTGTAATTCCCTTTCACAGAGAAATTTCTTATCAGGTTGATTATTTCAAACATATCGGTGTGTATGCTTTTAGAAAACATGCTTTGCTTCAATTTTCCAAACTGGAAATGAAACCTTTAGAAATTTCAGAAAAAATAGAATGCATTCGTTACCTGGAATATGGTATGAAAATAAAGTTGATTGAAACCAATTTCATCGGAGTAGGAATTGATACGCCTGAAGATCTGGAAAAAGCCAGAAAATTAATTTGA
- a CDS encoding phospho-sugar mutase yields the protein MSTIDKAKLWLSDTFDQETKDAVQLLIDSNSPDLEDSFYRELEFGTGGMRGIMGVGTNRLNKYTLGQATQGLANYMLQQFQGEEISVAIAYDVRNNSKEFGKLVADVLTANGIKVLLFKNHRPTPELSFTVRDRKCNGGIVLTASHNPPEYNGYKVYWNDGAQIVPPHDEAIINEVYSVKFEEIKFEGNDDLIEWIGEEQDDVYIDACIENSSYQDVGKGNLNIVFTSIHGTTYTTVPKALEKAGFKKIDLVKEQMIPSGNFPTVDSPNPEEPAALEMAMDLAKITNADIVIGTDPDGDRLGIAVRNLEGEIQLLNGNQCNTILTYYILDQWEKQGKITGKEFIGSTIVTSDIFFDIAEKFGVDCKVGLTGFKWIGKMIRDFEGEEKFVCGGEESFGFMTGDFVRDKDSCGSIILACEIAAWCKANGKTMYEYLIEIYQETGMYYEGLINIVKKGRDGAEEIQNMMKNFRENPPKSLAGSLVEEVKDFKEQTNFVVSENEKHVMDDIPKSNVLIYYTQDGTKVCVRPSGTEPKIKFYVSVKETITSKEDFEETLKVLEAKIEEVRKDLQLN from the coding sequence ATATCAACTATTGATAAAGCTAAGTTATGGCTTTCAGATACATTTGATCAGGAAACGAAGGATGCTGTTCAATTGTTAATCGACAGCAATTCTCCTGATTTGGAAGATTCTTTTTACAGAGAATTAGAGTTCGGAACAGGAGGGATGAGAGGAATTATGGGAGTTGGAACCAATCGTTTAAATAAATACACGTTAGGTCAAGCTACACAGGGACTTGCGAATTATATGTTGCAGCAGTTTCAAGGCGAGGAAATTAGCGTTGCAATTGCTTATGACGTAAGAAATAATTCAAAAGAATTCGGAAAATTAGTGGCAGATGTTTTAACAGCAAACGGAATAAAAGTTCTTCTGTTTAAAAATCACAGACCAACTCCGGAATTATCTTTCACTGTTCGTGACAGAAAATGTAATGGAGGAATTGTATTGACAGCCTCTCACAATCCGCCTGAATATAACGGTTACAAAGTATATTGGAATGACGGTGCGCAAATCGTTCCGCCACATGATGAAGCGATTATCAATGAAGTATATTCTGTAAAATTTGAAGAAATTAAATTTGAAGGAAATGATGATTTGATAGAGTGGATCGGAGAGGAGCAAGATGATGTTTATATCGATGCCTGTATCGAAAACTCTTCATATCAAGATGTTGGAAAAGGTAATTTGAATATTGTTTTCACTTCCATTCATGGAACAACTTACACAACTGTTCCGAAAGCTTTGGAAAAAGCTGGTTTCAAAAAGATTGATTTAGTTAAAGAACAAATGATTCCAAGTGGAAATTTTCCGACCGTAGATTCTCCAAATCCGGAAGAACCTGCAGCTTTGGAAATGGCGATGGATTTAGCTAAAATCACCAATGCAGATATCGTAATCGGAACTGATCCCGATGGAGACCGATTAGGAATTGCCGTTAGAAATCTGGAAGGTGAAATTCAATTATTAAACGGAAATCAGTGTAATACTATTTTGACGTATTATATTTTAGATCAGTGGGAAAAACAAGGAAAAATTACAGGAAAAGAATTCATAGGTTCTACAATTGTCACTTCAGATATTTTCTTTGATATTGCTGAAAAATTCGGTGTAGACTGCAAAGTTGGATTAACAGGTTTCAAATGGATCGGAAAAATGATCCGTGATTTTGAAGGCGAGGAAAAATTTGTTTGCGGTGGTGAAGAAAGTTTTGGTTTCATGACCGGAGATTTCGTTCGTGACAAAGATTCTTGCGGAAGTATCATTTTAGCCTGCGAAATTGCAGCTTGGTGTAAAGCCAACGGAAAAACGATGTACGAATATCTGATCGAGATTTATCAGGAAACCGGAATGTATTACGAAGGTTTAATTAACATCGTTAAAAAAGGAAGAGACGGAGCGGAAGAAATTCAGAATATGATGAAGAATTTCCGAGAAAATCCTCCAAAATCATTGGCTGGTTCATTGGTTGAAGAAGTAAAAGATTTTAAAGAGCAGACCAATTTCGTGGTTTCTGAAAATGAAAAACATGTAATGGATGATATTCCGAAGTCTAATGTTTTAATTTATTACACTCAGGACGGAACAAAAGTTTGCGTAAGACCTTCAGGAACAGAACCGAAAATTAAATTTTATGTTTCTGTAAAAGAAACAATCACTTCAAAAGAAGACTTTGAAGAAACGTTAAAAGTTTTGGAAGCAAAAATTGAAGAAGTAAGAAAAGACCTTCAGTTGAATTAA
- a CDS encoding histidine kinase: MKKLLIVFVLIFSQLSFAQTAKEIIEKNIELSGGLTNWKLLNSVLLQGKVILGIKDEYPIKIYQQRPNLTKTVITIGGKDTAIEGYDGNKGYAMNYAANKLQEYKEYVPESFDNDFIDWENKGFEAKYLGKEKVGEIYCHKVELTKNVNKNYYYFDTKSFMLLKEIKKDETLTYSDYKKVGNLMMPFRLESSSTKKDGDYVMLLYKVEINKVFPANNFKF; this comes from the coding sequence ATGAAGAAATTACTCATCGTTTTCGTCCTGATTTTTTCTCAACTGTCTTTTGCTCAGACTGCTAAAGAAATTATTGAAAAAAACATAGAATTATCGGGAGGATTAACCAATTGGAAACTTTTAAATTCAGTATTACTTCAAGGAAAAGTAATTTTAGGAATTAAAGACGAATATCCTATCAAAATATATCAGCAAAGACCCAATTTAACCAAGACTGTCATTACAATAGGAGGAAAAGATACCGCCATTGAAGGGTATGACGGCAATAAAGGGTACGCCATGAATTATGCAGCCAATAAACTTCAGGAGTATAAAGAATATGTTCCCGAAAGCTTTGATAATGATTTTATTGACTGGGAAAATAAAGGTTTTGAAGCAAAATATTTAGGGAAAGAAAAAGTAGGAGAGATCTATTGCCATAAGGTGGAATTGACTAAAAACGTTAATAAAAACTACTATTATTTTGATACTAAGTCATTCATGCTTTTAAAAGAAATAAAAAAAGATGAAACTTTAACGTATTCAGATTACAAAAAGGTCGGGAATTTGATGATGCCATTCAGATTAGAATCATCGAGCACCAAAAAAGACGGCGATTACGTGATGCTTCTCTACAAAGTGGAAATCAATAAAGTATTTCCTGCTAACAATTTTAAATTTTAA
- a CDS encoding glycosyltransferase family 2 protein — MNLSIVIPLLNEEESLEELFTRIDNVCKTSNLSYEVWFIDDGSTDLSWSIIENLKVQHPQIHGIKFSRNYGKSQALHAAFERAHGDVIITMDADLQDFPEEIPELYRMVIEDNYDIVSGWKKKRFDNVMTKNIPSKLFNAAARKVSGVYLHDFNCGLKAYKKQVVKSIDVYGDMHRYIPVLAANAGFRRITEKEVPHQARPYGTSKFGTERFVRGFLDLVTLWFVSRFGGRPMHFFGAVGTIMFIVGFLSAFWLGISKLIDVARGIYGHLITNNPWFFIALTMMLMGTLLFIAGFLGEMIIRTNREHKNYNIDEVI; from the coding sequence ATGAATTTATCTATAGTAATTCCGTTACTTAACGAAGAGGAATCTCTCGAAGAGTTGTTTACAAGAATCGACAACGTTTGTAAAACCAGTAACTTATCTTATGAAGTTTGGTTTATCGATGACGGAAGTACAGATTTGTCGTGGAGCATTATTGAGAATTTAAAAGTGCAGCATCCACAAATCCACGGAATAAAATTTTCCAGAAATTACGGAAAATCTCAAGCTTTACACGCTGCTTTTGAAAGAGCACACGGTGATGTTATTATCACGATGGATGCAGATTTACAAGACTTCCCGGAAGAAATTCCTGAGCTTTACAGAATGGTGATTGAAGATAATTACGACATTGTTTCGGGCTGGAAAAAGAAGCGTTTTGACAATGTAATGACCAAAAATATTCCTTCGAAACTATTCAACGCTGCAGCAAGAAAAGTTTCAGGAGTTTATTTGCACGACTTCAACTGTGGTCTGAAAGCGTATAAAAAACAGGTTGTAAAATCTATCGATGTTTATGGAGATATGCACCGTTATATTCCCGTTTTAGCTGCCAATGCAGGTTTTAGAAGAATTACAGAAAAAGAAGTTCCGCATCAGGCAAGACCTTATGGAACATCAAAATTTGGAACCGAAAGATTCGTACGAGGATTTTTAGATTTGGTAACTCTTTGGTTTGTAAGTCGTTTTGGAGGAAGGCCAATGCATTTTTTCGGAGCAGTAGGAACCATTATGTTTATCGTAGGTTTTCTTTCAGCTTTTTGGTTGGGAATTTCGAAACTGATTGATGTAGCAAGAGGAATTTATGGACATTTAATTACCAATAATCCTTGGTTTTTTATTGCATTAACCATGATGTTGATGGGAACATTGCTTTTCATTGCAGGATTCTTGGGAGAAATGATCATCAGAACCAACAGAGAACATAAGAATTATAATATTGACGAAGTGATATAA
- a CDS encoding four helix bundle protein: protein MSESIIGKKSFEFAVIIVNFYRKFTVDKKEYVLSKQLLRSGTSVGANVREALNAQSRLDFIHKLSISQKECDETIYWLELLYETQYISKEEFEKLKNPAMEVLKIIRSIIITTKSKNS, encoded by the coding sequence ATGAGTGAAAGCATTATTGGAAAGAAAAGTTTTGAGTTCGCTGTAATTATTGTCAATTTTTATAGAAAGTTCACCGTTGATAAAAAAGAATATGTTTTATCTAAACAGCTCTTACGCTCAGGAACTTCAGTAGGAGCAAATGTTCGTGAAGCTTTAAATGCACAAAGTAGATTAGATTTTATACATAAATTATCTATCTCTCAAAAAGAATGTGACGAAACAATTTATTGGCTAGAACTTTTATATGAAACTCAATATATTTCAAAAGAAGAATTTGAAAAATTAAAAAATCCAGCAATGGAAGTTTTAAAAATAATAAGAAGCATTATTATAACCACAAAAAGTAAAAACTCATAA
- a CDS encoding DUF4199 domain-containing protein has product MTKSPLTLGILLYVVTMAIFFVVYTFFSGIEYFDTTLKVNAFVLPIVYVLFAFWSVKSHWNNHQMNFKEAFKRAFVPMFVGGILSIVSIFSFLNFIDTDAKKLLNYQYVHRQKSELDKEYQSAKKILKHQKDIDELEQKYQEGLQRFDPATIKDKDMLTASHFSGYFAAILIFYVILSVFFGAFFRKKTNHQEVINQE; this is encoded by the coding sequence ATGACGAAAAGTCCACTTACCCTAGGAATTTTATTGTATGTCGTTACAATGGCAATCTTTTTTGTAGTCTACACGTTTTTTTCAGGTATCGAATATTTTGATACAACGTTGAAAGTCAATGCTTTTGTTTTACCAATTGTCTATGTTTTATTTGCTTTTTGGTCTGTAAAATCTCATTGGAATAACCATCAAATGAATTTTAAGGAAGCTTTTAAAAGAGCATTTGTGCCAATGTTTGTAGGCGGAATTTTATCTATCGTAAGTATCTTTTCTTTCTTAAATTTCATCGATACGGATGCGAAAAAACTATTAAATTATCAATATGTACACCGCCAGAAATCTGAATTGGATAAAGAATATCAATCAGCAAAAAAGATTCTGAAGCACCAAAAAGACATTGATGAGCTGGAGCAAAAATATCAGGAAGGTCTTCAAAGGTTTGATCCTGCGACGATAAAAGATAAAGATATGCTTACGGCGAGTCATTTTTCAGGATATTTTGCAGCAATTCTTATATTTTACGTAATTTTGTCTGTCTTTTTTGGAGCGTTTTTTAGAAAGAAAACAAACCATCAGGAAGTAATTAATCAAGAATAA
- a CDS encoding GIN domain-containing protein, with protein sequence MKKIVLGISLLAIFSCGKISPKGNLEKKEIDVEEFVNLDLEGKFRVFYARGPKNFVEVETYPNIAGNLDIDVDDKTLSIKESRKTKGVDFYNITIYSKYNLEKISISDSVEMNISSEIKTDNLKLNLKNYATFMGSLNTRRAEIDMQNKSRANFLGATKDAVIKISDTASLIAPYWKIVNLNVDSQNGNYAEVNVKDTLKGTVKNTAKFVYYNDPIRAFKVDKTTRVENKKL encoded by the coding sequence ATGAAAAAAATAGTTTTAGGAATAAGTTTACTGGCTATATTTTCCTGTGGTAAAATTTCTCCAAAAGGAAATTTAGAGAAGAAAGAAATTGATGTTGAAGAATTTGTAAACCTTGATCTTGAAGGAAAGTTTCGTGTATTTTATGCAAGAGGACCGAAAAACTTTGTAGAAGTAGAGACCTACCCAAATATAGCCGGAAATCTGGACATTGATGTGGATGATAAAACCCTTTCCATCAAAGAAAGTCGAAAAACAAAAGGCGTTGATTTCTATAATATCACGATTTATTCAAAATATAATCTGGAAAAAATTTCAATTTCAGATTCTGTGGAAATGAATATTTCGAGTGAAATTAAGACCGACAATTTAAAATTAAATTTAAAAAATTATGCTACTTTTATGGGTTCATTGAACACAAGAAGAGCAGAAATTGATATGCAGAACAAAAGCCGCGCTAATTTTTTAGGTGCAACTAAAGATGCGGTAATAAAAATCTCTGACACTGCAAGTTTAATTGCTCCTTACTGGAAAATTGTCAATTTGAATGTAGATTCTCAAAACGGAAACTACGCAGAAGTCAACGTAAAAGATACATTAAAAGGAACTGTGAAAAATACAGCAAAATTTGTGTATTATAACGATCCTATCAGAGCTTTTAAAGTTGACAAAACAACGAGAGTAGAGAATAAAAAACTGTAA
- a CDS encoding threonine aldolase family protein encodes MKFSFKNDYSEGCHPQILESLLRDNLDQQAGYGEDDYSKKAKDLIKNNIEVQDADVYFVSGGTQANLIVISSILRPYQCVISAATGHILNNETGAIEATGHKILSIEKEDGKLFPSDIIPVLESHQNIPHQVMPKLVYVSNSTELGTIYTKKELEDLSAFCKANNLYLFMDGARLGHALTSEISDLELKDIAQLTDVFYLGGTKNGALLGEAIIVNNKILQEDFAFNIKQKGALLAKGRLLGIQFLELMQNDLYFELAKNANQQAMKIKNALSERGVQFLSDTYTNQIFPILDNQIIEVLSEKFEFYVWKKVDENLSAIRLITSWNTNNTAVEEFIKTFNGEL; translated from the coding sequence ATGAAATTTTCTTTTAAAAACGATTATTCCGAAGGTTGTCATCCTCAGATTTTAGAATCTCTCCTTCGCGATAATCTCGATCAACAGGCAGGCTATGGTGAAGATGATTATTCTAAAAAAGCTAAAGATTTAATTAAAAATAATATTGAAGTACAGGATGCCGATGTCTATTTTGTATCCGGGGGAACGCAGGCAAATCTGATTGTTATATCATCTATTTTAAGGCCTTATCAATGCGTAATTTCTGCTGCAACCGGTCATATTTTGAATAATGAAACCGGAGCGATTGAAGCAACGGGACATAAAATTTTGAGTATCGAAAAGGAAGACGGAAAACTATTTCCATCAGATATTATTCCTGTTTTGGAGAGCCATCAGAATATTCCGCACCAGGTGATGCCGAAGTTGGTTTATGTATCAAATTCTACAGAGCTCGGAACGATTTATACAAAAAAAGAACTGGAAGATCTTTCAGCATTTTGTAAAGCAAATAATCTATATCTCTTCATGGACGGTGCGCGGTTGGGTCATGCTTTAACCTCAGAAATCAGTGATTTAGAATTAAAAGATATTGCTCAACTGACCGATGTTTTCTATCTCGGCGGAACTAAAAACGGAGCTTTATTAGGAGAAGCAATTATCGTTAATAATAAAATTTTACAGGAAGATTTTGCTTTTAACATCAAACAAAAAGGAGCGTTATTGGCAAAAGGAAGGCTCCTGGGAATTCAGTTTTTGGAGCTGATGCAGAACGATTTATATTTTGAGCTGGCCAAGAATGCCAATCAGCAGGCAATGAAGATTAAAAATGCTTTGTCTGAAAGGGGAGTGCAGTTTCTCTCTGATACTTATACCAATCAGATTTTCCCTATTCTGGACAATCAAATCATTGAAGTTTTATCTGAAAAATTTGAATTTTATGTTTGGAAGAAAGTAGACGAAAATTTATCAGCAATCCGTCTGATAACTTCATGGAATACTAATAATACTGCTGTTGAAGAGTTTATTAAAACTTTTAATGGTGAATTATAA
- a CDS encoding metal-dependent transcriptional regulator: MKTTLTEENYLKALFHVVDHEGKVTINELSKFLNVKMPSVNNMMKKFADKNWVIYETYKPLRVTEKGRREAALVVRKHRLTEMFLVKKMNFGWENVHEIAEQLEHVHSQIFFDKMDEILDYPKFDPHGEPIPDKDGNIIAQDLQQLSNCKAGETVVFASVTLSDDAFLNYLTERKLLLNTKIKILKIEDFDKSITIEISGKTEVLSKKATEKILVKH; this comes from the coding sequence TTGAAAACAACATTAACAGAAGAAAATTATCTGAAAGCTTTGTTTCATGTAGTTGACCATGAAGGAAAAGTCACGATTAATGAATTGAGCAAATTTCTTAACGTAAAAATGCCGAGCGTTAATAATATGATGAAGAAATTTGCTGATAAAAACTGGGTGATTTATGAAACCTATAAACCGCTTAGAGTTACCGAAAAAGGCAGACGTGAAGCCGCTTTGGTGGTAAGAAAACATCGTCTTACCGAAATGTTTCTGGTGAAAAAGATGAATTTTGGCTGGGAAAACGTGCACGAGATTGCAGAACAGTTGGAGCATGTACATTCGCAGATTTTCTTCGATAAAATGGATGAGATTTTAGACTATCCGAAATTTGATCCTCACGGCGAGCCCATTCCCGATAAAGACGGAAATATTATTGCACAGGATCTGCAGCAGTTAAGTAACTGTAAAGCGGGTGAAACTGTAGTTTTTGCCTCTGTTACGTTATCTGATGATGCCTTTCTTAATTACCTTACGGAAAGAAAACTTCTTCTGAATACTAAGATTAAAATTCTTAAAATTGAAGATTTCGATAAATCAATTACCATAGAAATTTCAGGAAAAACAGAAGTTCTCAGCAAGAAAGCGACAGAAAAGATTCTGGTAAAACATTAA
- a CDS encoding metal-dependent hydrolase, giving the protein MKIQYLGQNCFLFTYKDKTILCDPFYNYKKAESGFDISAQKIDYILITHAHGDHIADVEEVLQHYPEATIIGQPEICAYFKNAKNTDDVNLGGSAKIDDLKISMVPAHHTSSFPDGSYGGVPVGYIFRLPEGKNVYLAGDTGVMADMQLFPALYGDLDLSILPIGGHYTMCARKAAFAASELLKTPKVIGCHFDTFPAIEINHDNAAKHFADKNVELVLPKLGESFEI; this is encoded by the coding sequence ATGAAAATACAATATTTAGGACAAAACTGTTTTTTGTTCACGTACAAAGACAAAACAATTCTTTGTGATCCATTTTACAACTATAAAAAAGCAGAATCAGGGTTTGATATTTCGGCTCAGAAAATTGATTATATCTTAATCACTCACGCTCACGGCGATCACATTGCTGACGTAGAAGAGGTTTTGCAGCATTATCCTGAAGCTACAATTATCGGTCAACCGGAAATCTGTGCGTATTTCAAAAATGCTAAAAATACAGACGATGTAAACTTAGGAGGTTCTGCAAAGATTGATGACCTTAAAATTTCTATGGTTCCGGCTCATCATACAAGTTCATTTCCTGATGGAAGCTACGGTGGTGTGCCTGTAGGATATATTTTCAGACTTCCTGAAGGTAAAAACGTGTATTTGGCTGGCGATACAGGAGTAATGGCAGATATGCAGTTGTTTCCGGCGTTGTACGGGGATCTAGATCTTTCAATTCTTCCGATTGGTGGTCATTATACAATGTGTGCGAGAAAAGCGGCTTTTGCAGCGTCAGAATTATTGAAAACTCCAAAAGTAATCGGATGTCATTTTGATACTTTCCCGGCAATTGAAATCAATCATGATAATGCAGCGAAGCATTTTGCTGATAAGAATGTTGAATTGGTTTTACCTAAACTCGGAGAAAGTTTCGAGATATAA
- a CDS encoding SRPBCC family protein produces MESKIFVQAQMLIRKPIQEVFEAFINPEITTNFWFTKSTGKLEEGKIITWEWEMYGAKSEVKVLQIIPNQLIKTEWGLFSNNVDYEFKEMEKGTLVIIKSYGYSETGDGLLSVINDNTGGFTTVLDGCKAYLEHGINLRLIEDKFPSK; encoded by the coding sequence ATGGAATCTAAAATATTTGTACAGGCTCAGATGTTGATCAGAAAACCAATTCAAGAGGTTTTTGAAGCATTTATAAACCCTGAAATTACCACCAATTTTTGGTTTACAAAATCAACTGGCAAGCTAGAAGAAGGTAAAATAATTACGTGGGAATGGGAAATGTACGGTGCAAAATCTGAAGTAAAAGTTCTTCAGATTATTCCAAATCAGCTTATAAAAACAGAGTGGGGATTGTTTTCTAACAATGTAGATTACGAGTTTAAGGAAATGGAAAAAGGAACTTTAGTTATTATTAAAAGCTACGGATATTCTGAAACTGGAGATGGACTTTTATCTGTAATTAATGACAATACAGGAGGTTTTACAACCGTTTTAGATGGCTGTAAAGCTTACTTAGAACACGGAATTAATTTGAGATTGATTGAAGATAAATTTCCTTCGAAATAA
- a CDS encoding glutathione peroxidase gives MKNFFIVLISFMAFSNSCAQKKSEVSKVKTKQAMSQTIYDYKVDALEEGKTINFADFKGKKILVVNTASECGFTPQYADLEKLSKEYGDKLVVVGFPANNFGGQEPGTNVEIGAFCQKNYGVTFPLAAKVSVKGDDTAPVFKYLTEKQLNGVKDTEVKWNFTKFLIDENGKLIDSFVSKVKPTDEEITKYLK, from the coding sequence ATGAAGAATTTTTTTATAGTGCTTATTTCTTTTATGGCGTTTTCTAACAGTTGCGCTCAGAAAAAAAGCGAAGTTTCTAAAGTAAAAACAAAACAGGCTATGTCACAAACAATATACGATTACAAAGTAGACGCTCTTGAAGAAGGCAAAACAATCAACTTTGCAGATTTTAAAGGAAAGAAAATTCTTGTTGTAAATACTGCTTCAGAATGTGGTTTTACCCCTCAATACGCAGATTTGGAAAAGCTTTCTAAAGAATATGGTGATAAACTGGTCGTTGTTGGTTTCCCTGCAAATAATTTTGGCGGACAAGAACCGGGAACAAATGTTGAGATTGGTGCTTTTTGTCAGAAAAATTATGGGGTTACTTTTCCTCTAGCAGCTAAAGTTTCTGTAAAAGGAGATGACACCGCTCCAGTTTTCAAATATCTTACTGAAAAACAATTAAACGGAGTAAAAGACACTGAAGTGAAATGGAACTTTACCAAATTTTTAATTGATGAAAACGGAAAGCTAATTGATAGTTTTGTAAGCAAAGTAAAGCCTACAGACGAAGAAATTACCAAATATTTGAAATAA